Part of the Candidatus Margulisiibacteriota bacterium genome, TAATGGTTATGTCGGTATCGGCACTGCAAATCCGACTTCAAAATTGGAAGTTCAAAGTAGTATCTATCCTGTAATTAAAAGCGTACGCTATTCCAATTTAACAAATTCTCTCTATACATCATTCCTTTCGGTCCACAGAACAACAGCAGATATGCTGGATAATTTCGGCTCGTTAATTGAGTTTGGGATACAAGACAACGCCGATGTGCTTAATTCTATAGGAGCAATTGGCGCAATGAGAGATGGGGCAGATAATTCCGGAAAAATTGTTTTTCAAAACTCAAACGCCGGCACCTATTATACAAGAATGGTAATTGACCATCTTGGTAATGTGGGTGTAGGCACCTCAAATCCGGCAGCGCTTCTCCATATTAAACATGGCGCCGATTTACCCTCAGTTCTTATGGATGGTGGTAATAAAGACCTGGCTATACCTGATGGGCAGTCCATGCAGTTCGGGCATTGGGACGGCAGCAGCACTTTTACTCAAAGAATGATAATTTATGCTGATGGCAACGTTGGTATTGGAGTAGCCGCGCCTTCGGCTAAACTGGATGTTTCAGGTAATGTCAGGATCAGTGGAAATGTGATTTATAACGGTTCTGGCACAGCTAACATAACAGCGGTCGGAGGAATTAATCCAACTAATACCTATATGCGTATTCAGGGCAATGGAGGCGCAGTAGATATCACAGCTGTACCCCAGATCGCAGCCGGATCAGACGGTCAGCTCCTGATACTGAAAGGCTGCAGTGACACTAACACTGTAAAAATAGATACCAATAATGGTGTAAGGCTTAATGGCGGAATAAGTTTTACAATGGGCAAGGGTGATATTCTTCAACTTATATATGACGCGGCTGACACAGTATGGTATGAAGTAAGCAGAAGCGATAATTAATTTCGGAAATATATTATTATTTGGTAAAAAAAGTATAATTATAATTAGTAAAAAATGAAAGAACCGGCAATGCTATCAGGAATAATTAAAAGTACAAAATATTTAATTTTATTAATAAGTTGCTCTCAATTAGCGCTTTCAATACCTGTGGGTGGCGCAGGAAATAATGAAGTCTTTTCCGGCGGCGTAAGCGTTAACGGAACCGTGACAGCCAACAATTTTGTAGGGAACGGTTCGCAATTAACAGGTGTAGTAGCTAACACAGCAACAACGGCTAATGTGGCTACTTCTATGGATGCCAGAGGGTTGTTGGGAGCTATCACAGTTGCCACAGGGAATAGCGTAGTGAGTATCACCACAGCTGGCTATGTTGGTATCGGTATGACAAGTCCCTCTTCCTTATTGCATGTAGGAAGTCAATCAACTACAACTGCAGACTTAACAATTAACTCTGAGTATCAAGGCACTGGGTTTACAGGTTCTTCCATTCTAAATTTTGCCTCAGGTGGTTTTAATCGTTGGCGGCAAAAAACTATCCAAAAAAGTGCCGGTTCATATTCATTCGATTTGGTTTTTGATCAATTGAGCAATACAATTGGTCCTGTCTATACCGAGAGGATACGTATTAATGAAAACGGCAATGTAGGTGTAGGTACGGCAAATCCGGCTCAGCGACTACATGTTGTCGGCAGGGTCAGGACCGAATATAGCACCAGCGGCGAATCGGGAGAGTTTTTTACAGCAAACTCAGGAGGGCTTCTGGCTACACATATAGGATCTATATCAAATATTCCTCTGGCCTTTTTTACTAATAGCAGCGCGCCCAAAATGACTTTATCGGCAGGCGGGAATTTGGGTATCGGGACCACTTCACCTGAAACTAATTTGCATATATACGGTACAGGAACATCAACAAATTTGGGCCAACTGGACACCAATTTAAGGCTGCAATCTTATTCAACTACAGTTGGCGGCGGCAATGAGATTTCCTTCCGCGGTAAGGGGAATGAGGATGTGGGAACGTATGCAGCCATAAGCGCTCCTTTAATAGCTAATGATCCTAATGGCGCTTCAGGATATTTGGCTTTTTCAACAAAGCTCAATTATACAGATAATTTACTAACAGAAAGAATGCGCATAACAGCCTCAGGCAATATCGGTATAGGGACTACGGCCCCATTATCCAAACTTGATTTTGGCACCAATAGCTTCAGGATGAATCCATCTTCATATTCAGGTGGCCCTTATATATGTTCAGATCAAAATTTTAATATTGTATATGACATAGATAATAATGGTGGATTTTTTGCTTTAAAAAAGGGTGATGATCCAGCTACCGCAGGGGGCACCTATGTGCTTTTTGCTGATAATAGTGGCAACATAGGTATAGGGACTACCGCTCCAACATCTAAATTAACGGTAACCTCCGTTAACAATTATATAAGCCTTTTAGACCCTTATGTAGGTACAAATAATAGTTATATCACGATCAGGAATAGCTTCGCGGGCGCAAAAATAAGCGGTATAAACCTGCGTATAGATTCAAGCGATCTCTGGCAATTACATACTGATAATGGCGCATCACCGATAAACTCTTTTTTCCTTCAATACGGAAATAGTACCGCAAACAGGTATTTTACTCTAACTTCAGCGGGTAAGGTTGGCATCAGTACAACTAATCCGGTAGATAAATTTACAATAGCCGGTTCCGGCGGACAGGTCATATCAAGTATATACAGTAGCACAGTTAATACAATGGTCCTGGCTTCCGATACTCAACAGGCCGGTTTTGTCGGGACAAAAAGCAATCATGATTTCTGGATAGGTGCCAGTAATAATACGAAGATAGCGATAACTACCGCTGGTAATGTTGGGGTAGGGACAACCAGCCCTGGAGCAAAACTCGATATTAACGGCACGGTAAGAAGTTTATCCAATACATCTTTGCCAACTTCCGGAACTGGAATTGAAATATTTTTTCAACCTTCTCCGGAACTCGGCCTTATAAATGTTATAGATAGAGCAACATCCACCTGGAAGAATCTTGAGTTCAGGGCATCACAATTTGCTTTTTCAGGTGGCAATGTCGGTGTAGGAACTACCTCACCTGACAATAAAGTCGATATTCAAGGTGGAGCTTATACACAGTTGAGATTGACCGAAACCAAAACAGATAATACTTTAAGTCGTACAGGTTTAGTTGCCCAGCATTATATTGCCGGTGAAGAACCCTTGGGGCTCATAATGGGAAGAATTGATTCCACAACCTCAGAGATAGCCCTTGGAGGATATACTTCAGCCGCTAACGCTGCTACTTTAATAAGTTTCTATACAGCAACGAACAACACAACCATTGTTGGTTCAGAAAGAATGCGAATAAACAGCTCCGGCAACATAGGTATCGGAACAACTAATCCGATGTATACACTAAGCTTTGGCTCAACCTCAGGCAAACTGGGATATTATAGTGATACATCACATTTTGCTTATATCGAACCATATAATGTTACTGAAGGTGATATGATTTTTAATCATTATTGGACCAGTGGGGCTGACTACAGATTTCAGAATAATGGTATTGATCTGGTTACAATAAAATACAATGGTAATGTAGGCATCGGCCTGAACACTCCAAATGCCACACTCCATATAAGCGGGAACTTAACCGGCCAGCCGATAATGGAGGTAGAAAACGCAAACGCGCCGAATGCATTGTACGTGAGTAGTAACGGCTTTATTGGTATCAGCACAACTGCACCAGACTCTATGTTGCAAGTAGGTAGTACTGTTGCCAACAGTAATACTTTTATTACTCTTGGCAAAAGAATCACTACAACTGAAACTAATCTTCCGTTTATAGGACATGACAGTTTAAATTCTGTTAATAGTGACTTGGGCCTGGGAGCAACAAGCAGTAGCGGTGGAATAAATTTCTATACAGGCAACGCCTGGCCATTTACTAATGCCAATATAAAAATGCGCATTGATGTTAACGGCAATGTCGGTATGGGAACGACAGGACCTTTAGCAAAACTTGACGTAAGGACAACCCCAAATACTGCTTTTGACTCCATACTTTTCGGGGCGCAGGCTGGTGGAGTTGATCTTCCCTGGATAGGTTTTAACGCTTATACAACAGGAACATATGGCGCTACATACAGCACATTGCATCCCAGTTGGGATGGAGGTATGATCAAGTTTTTTACCGGTAATGCTGACTCTTCCACAAATTTTAATTTCGGTTTTGTTGATCAAGCCACCGGAGCTTTTAATGAGACTGTAAGATTCTTAAAAAACGGTAATGTGGGCATTGGAACGCTTAATCCTACCAATAAGCTGGATGTGGCCGGTGCTATTGGTGTGCAAGCACAAGTGAATTTTACTAATCCGGTTGTCGGCTGGTATGAATTTGTGAACAGGGCACCATCAGATTATGGTTTCCGTTTTTATAATGGAGCAAACGGTTCCGCTGGGAATGTAGTCATTGATTCCACCGGCAATGTAGGTATCGGCACTACCGTTCCGCAGGGTGTTTTAGACCTTGGAAGTGGAACAACCGGCAGGTCATTGGTTTGGGGTGGATCTTCGGGAACTAATTTTTATGGCTCATTAGGTATGTCTTACTCAACCGCAGCCCCTTCTTTGCTCAGCATGCTCAAATTATGCCCGACCGCGGACAAATATTTGATCTCATATTCAGGTACATATGGCCACCCGGGTTTAAGAATGAATTCCAACGGAGATATTTCTTTTTTTAATGAAGCCGCTACCAACCGGAACCTGGGTGATTTTTATGATTATTCTGCAAATACCAGGTTAATTATTAAGGCTGGCGGGAATGTAGGTATAGGAACATTTTCTGGTGCGCCCGGCGCCATGCTTCAGGTAAACGTCTCCGATAATACAACTTATTCTACAGGAAATATAGTAAGCACGCATCCAGGAATAATCCTACGCAATACAGCTGCCGGTCTTGGAACAAATAATTTTTATTCCGGTTTATTTTTCAGCCAGGGCCATGCCGTCGGTGCCGAACCTGGAAATATAAATGCAGCTCTGGTTAATATCTATAGAAATCCAAATAGCAATATATCTGACTTGGCCTTTTGGGCTTATAACGATAGTGGTGTGCCAAATGAAACTATGAGGATTAGAAATAACGGTAATGTCGGTATCGGGACAGCGAATCCTGCTACTTTACTGCACGTTTACGGGAATGGTGCTGAAGTAAGGATTTCCAATCCCACAGGGGCTTCAAAGTTAGGATTTACAGACGGTACGGCCTATTTGCAGCGTAACGGTAATAATATCGAATATTATTCTCCCCAATATCATAATTTTACAAATGGCAATGTAGGCATCGGAACTACAGCGCCTACTCATAAACTTTCAGTTGTCGGTGATGTAAAAATTACAGGCAATTTAACCATAAGCGGAGCTTTAGCCAAGGGTTCAGGCTCCTTTGATATTCCACACCCCAATCCGGCCAAAGCAGCTCAGGGCTATCATCTGCGCCATTACTTTGTGGAAACCGATTCAGCCGGAGGTAACCTTTATAAACGCCAGATTAGCTGCAATGCAGGTGAAAATATTTTCAGTCTGCCGGATTATTTCAAGTTCCTGAATAAAGATGTGCTTGTTTTTGTTTCTCCTTATAAAAATTTTGGACGCGGCTACGGTGAGTATATTGATAATAATCAATACAAGATAACCGTTGATACTGCCGGTCTTTATAACGTTTTAATTTTCGGCGACCGTAAAGATAAGGTTGCCGAAGACGACTTCAATAAATTCGGAATAGAGTACCAGGTGCAGTGAAAAGTGAATCGTGAAAGGTGCATAAGTACAGAAGTGCAGAAGTAACCTGCTCCCTGAGGTTCTCGAAGGGGCAGGGTAGCACAAGTTTGACGAAGCATGACAGTTGAAGCCTTGAGGTTGAAATGTAGTTGTGCAGTCGTTGAATCGAGTCATACTGAGCTTGCTTGCCGCACCGAAGCTTAAGCGTAGGTGCGACGAAGTATGACTCAATAGGAATAGATATGAGATATTTCGCATACAGACAAAAAATAGACAGTATTAAAAGTAGATGTTCATGAATGCTAACTGGCAAGGATCGTTTAACTTTTCAACTCAACAACTACACGATTCAACGATTACACAACATTATGTTTTGCCGTTAATTATCGGGGTTATTTTCCAGATATTTTTATTGTAATCTGTTATGGACCGGTCGCTGGAGAATTTGCCCATGTTGGCCACATTAATTATAGATTTTCTGGCCCATTTGTCTTTGTCCAGAAATTCATCGGAAACACGTTCCTGGCATTTTATATACGACTCAAAGTCCGCTATTACCATAAAGGGGTCCTGGTAGGTCAGGGAATTGTAAATAGGCCTGAAAATTTCAGGTTGTCCGGGCTCAAAAAATCCTGTCTGGATCAGTTGCATAATTTCTTTGAGAATTTCATTTTTTTCAATATAAGGCTTGGGGTTATAATTTTTCTTTTTTAAGTCTTCAACCTCAGGAGCTTTTAAACCGAAAATAAAAATATTTTCTTTACCTACTTCCTGCATAATTTCAACATTTGCTCCATCAAGGGTCCCTATAGTCAACGCTCCATTTAAAGCAAATTTCATATTGCCTGTACCGGACGCTTCCGTGCCAGCCAGCGATATTTGTTCAGATAGGTCTGTGGCAGGGATTATCTTTTCAGCAGTGGACACATTATAGTTAGGAATAAAATAGACTTTCAGTTTTTCGCTGACTTTTGGGTCGTTATTAATAACATGGGCTATGCTATTAATAAGTTTAATATGCAGCTTGGCCATCTGATAAGCCGGTGCTGCTTTTCCGGCGAATAAAACAGTACGCGGCACAATTTCTTTCGCAGGATGATTTTTGATCACCAGATACATATAAATAACATGCAGAATATTCATAAGCTGTCTTTTATACTCATGTATGCGCTTAACTTGTACATCAAAAAGAGAATCCGGATTAAAACTTACTTCATTATGTTTATATAGCCAGTTAGACAGACCAATTTTGTTATTACGTTTGATTATTTGCCAGCCTTCCTTGAATGAAGGGTCTTCCAGATGATTTTCCAGTCCTTTTAACTGTTTCAGATCGGTTAACCATTCACCACCGACCTTTGAGGTAACCAGATGCGCCAGACGGGGATTACATTTATAGAGCCAGCGCCTGTGAGTAATGCCGTTGGTAACATTATGAAAACGTTTCGGATATATATCATAAAAATCAGATAAAAGATGAGATTTGAGCAATTCAGAATGCAGTTCAGAAACTCCGTTAACGGAAAAAGAGCCAACAACAGCCAGATAAGCCATACGTACCATACGTTCAGTACCTTCTTCAATGATAGACATACGCCGCATGCGGTCAAAATCCGGTCCGTATTTGGCCCGAATGTCGTTCATCAGAGTTTCGTTAATCAAATAGATAAGTTCCAAATGTCTGGGCAATAGAAATCCGAACATTTTTTCCGGCCAGCGCTCCAGGGCTTCAGGCATTAGAGTATGATTGGTGTAAGCGAAACTTTTTTTTGTAATATTCCAAGCTTCATCAAAACTAAGACCCTCTTTATCAATGAGCAACCTTAAAAGCTCGGGTATAGCCACTGAAGGATGAGTGTCATTCAACTGAATAACTGCTTTTTCCGGAAATTCTTTGAAATCATAATTTTCTTTTTCTTTAAAACGTCTCAAAATATCCTGAAGAGAGGCCGAACTGAAAAAGAACTCCTGCTTTAGACGCAATTCACGTCCTGCGTAAGTATTATCGTTGGGGTAAAGTACCTTGGAGACGTTTTCATCGTTGATTTTTTCCATATAGGCATTAACATAATCGCCATTATTAAAAATCTCAAAACCAAATTCGTCATCAGATTTTGCTGCCCATAAACGTAAGGTATTTACCGTATTATTTAAAAACCCCGGTACAGGAATATCATATGGTATGGCAATTACGTTATTGGAATTTACCCATTCCACAACTTCTTTGCCATCAGCTGTCCTGGTTTTTTGTGAATTGCCGTGATATTGAATAGTATAACGTTCAGGTCTTTCAATTTCCCAGGGATAACCGTCTGCCAGCCATTTATCAGCTACCTCAACCTGATAACCGTTAATTATTTTTTGACGGAACAAACCATAATCATAACGGATACCATAGCCGAAGCAGGGTATTCCCAAGGTGGCGATAGAGTCCAAAAAACAGGCGGCAAGACGGCCTAAACCACCGTTCCCTAGACCTGAATCCGGTTCTATCTCTTCAATAGTTTCGAAATCTATACCTAATTTGGCAAATAAATCTTTTACGGAATTCCCCAGGTTAAGACGGTCTACATTCATTTTCAACAGACGACCGATTAAAAATTCCATAGATAAATAGTAAGCTCTTTTTACATCTTTTTTATGATGAGTTTGCTGCGTTTCCAACCAGCGTTTAGCCAGTCTATCACGTAGTGTATAGGCCAGACTTTTATAATAATCGAGTGGTGTGGAGGTGTACTGATCCTTTACCAGTCTATATGTTAAATTATTTAAGAAAGAATTTTCAATCGGTTCATCCGGTAATCTTTTAGATAAGAACTCATTTAATTTTTCGTGAACTGTAGACACATTAAATCCCCCACATTATTTGTTATATAAATATACCATATGATTCAGGTAATTCAAAGAGCGGCGCTACAAAAATGTTGGCAGTTTTAAACTGTCACCCTGAGCTTGACGAAGGGTGAATACAAATTAATCATGCTTCGTCTGGCTCAGCATGACGTAATGATATAACTCTGAGCTTGGCCCTGAGATAAAAAAATTAAGGCAGCGGTGTTCCTTTGCCGGCATCCTTTACATAAATAAGCGGATTTGAGAAGGATGTATCTTTTACAGACTCAGTTAAAGTTGTATAAAACTTGACATGAAGCTCATCATCCAGAGACCCGGCTTTCATTAAAAGCAATTTGTATTTTTGATAAACAGTTTCTTTATCATCTTTGGCCTTGTTAAATGTTTTCAAACCAAGAATTCCCTCAAGGCTATTGCCTGTAATTAAAACAACATACCTGCCGTCTTTTCTTTCCAGATCATTATACAGACCATCCCACTCAGGGCATTCGGTAATTATGGGAGTAAAGGGGTAGCCCGGTGCTTTACTGAAAGTATCGGAGTTCAATTTGTTTTTGTTTATATAAGTGAGAACACCATTTTTGAAATTATACTTTTTATAATTCAAGGAAGCTATATCTCTTTCTCCGGATTTATAAAACCATCTGCCCCAAATAGTCTCAGGCAAATTGATGTCAACAGACCCTGACAATGAAGAGAATGGCCAGCAGTTGCTTTCTTTCATTTTGGGATACACATATTTGGAATAATATTTATTTAGTGTATCAGCGACAGTTTTGGATAAATAGGGCAATATGGTAACCCTGTGGTTCAACAGGTCATTTTCTTTTTCCGTAAGCCCGTTATTCACCTGTTTGTCATCCATAATAAGTTCCAAAGGTTTATCCAGTGTTGTAAACCCTAATAAATCATGAGCATTAAGGGTGATATATCCTTCGCTATTGCCAGAAACTCTGTCAGCAAGATTTTTCAAAATACTGATATGTTTTATTTGTAAGGATTTGTCGCTATTTAACCACAAAGTCAGACTGACGTTGTCATAAACGTCCTCTTTGTTTAATTTGGTCACAGCTGCATTCTTAACAGTGTCTATTAGCTGAGTTCTGGAAATAAGAGAAAAGGCAGGGGTATAAACCGATAAATTTGTTTGTGCCGGATAAATTGTCAGATTTCCAATATTTTCAGGTGTATCAGCATAACGATAATCTAGAAAAGGCGCAATTAGTGCGTCTCGACCATGTTTGATTTCTTCCTGTAATACACTTACGCCTGTCTGGTTGAAATACGCATCCAGATCTATGGGAAAATATTCCATTTCCGAAAAAACAATATTTTTCAAAACATTGTTAATAGTTGTATTTTGTTCATCTGCCTTGGCCTTGTCGTTTACATTATCGTTCAGCTCATTACTGACTTTGCCGCAAGCTGTTAACAGCAGCAAAGATAAACAGAGAACACATATAGATATTTTTTTCATGATTTTATGTTAATAATCTTAACCAGTCCCTCTTGAATAAGCAAGATTTTCCCAATTAGGGTGTGAAAATGTTATTGAACTTTCAATTGTTCTTCAATGATTGATTTGGCTAAACCGCCATCAATCGTTTGACCGCCGGACATCAGAGCTTTCATAACTTTACCCATATCTTTCATGGAGACGGCGCCGGTTTCCTTTATTATTTTAATAATCAACTCTCTGGTATTAGCTTCTGACAATTTTTGCGGTAAATATTCAGCTACAATAACCATTTCTGCTTTCAGTTCATCGGCGATATCTGTTCTATTGTTTTTTTGTGCTTGTTCTAAGGCGTCTTTCAAATTTTTTTCATAAGTGGAAATAATCTTAATAATTTCAGGGTCAGGCAAATTGCCTCTCGCCTCCACATTCATAATTTTAGACTTTATCATCCGCAGCACATCAAGCTTCTTTTTATTCTGGGCTTTCATGCTTTCCTTAATATCCTGGTTTATTTTTTCAAATATAGTCATTTTAAACCTCCTTAAGCTATATTTTGCAGAATAGCCAATAAAAATTCAGCAGCCTTGGCCATATCTGATATTCTAATACACTCTTTAACAGTATGAACCTTATCCATTCCGGAACTTATAACCACACTGGGTACCCCATGTTTGTTGAAAAAATTGGCATCGCTTCCGCCGCAGCTCTTGTTCAGCCTCAGCTTTATGTTGTTTTGCGCTGCAGCCTTCCTGCAAACAGAAATTATTTTTTTGTTGGATGAAACATCATAACTCTCATATTCTTTGCTCTGCATAAATTTGACTGTCGCACCGAAGGCTGTACATTTTTTTAAAAAAATATTCTGCATATGCTCTATTTGTCTTTTAAGTTTAATTTTATTCAGACTTCTTGCTTCCATATAAACCATAACTTCATCCGGAACAATATTGGTTGCCTTTCCACCTTCTATTATTCCAATGTTAGCTACTGTTTCTTCATCAATCTTACCCACCTTTAGCTCTGCAATAGCTTTCGCGGCTGCTACAATGGCATTAACACCTTTTTGCGGTTCAATGCCGGCGTGTGCTGATTTACCTATAACCTTGACAGTTAACTTTTCATGGGTTGGAGCACTTATAACTACAGTTCCGATAGGGCCGTCAGTATCCAGGACAAAACCGTAATCCGCTTTAAGTTTACCCAGATGTCTGGAACCTTTAACTCCTATTTCTTCTTCGACAGTAAATAAAACATGAAGGGCGGGGTGAACAAGTTTGTTTTCCTTAATGACTGTCAACACTTCCAAAATTTCAGCAATTCCGGATTTATCATCGCCGCCCAGGACAGTTTTGCCCGAGGATACAATTTTGTCCCCCTTAACAACAGGAATAATCCCTGTACCGGGCTTAACAGTATCCATATGGGCTGACAATAA contains:
- a CDS encoding M20/M25/M40 family metallo-hydrolase; this translates as MINLKRLTASFLELVRINSESGHEQEIRNNLQKKLKSLGLTTVVDKKGNLSGHLKGSLKNSKTVLLSAHMDTVKPGTGIIPVVKGDKIVSSGKTVLGGDDKSGIAEILEVLTVIKENKLVHPALHVLFTVEEEIGVKGSRHLGKLKADYGFVLDTDGPIGTVVISAPTHEKLTVKVIGKSAHAGIEPQKGVNAIVAAAKAIAELKVGKIDEETVANIGIIEGGKATNIVPDEVMVYMEARSLNKIKLKRQIEHMQNIFLKKCTAFGATVKFMQSKEYESYDVSSNKKIISVCRKAAAQNNIKLRLNKSCGGSDANFFNKHGVPSVVISSGMDKVHTVKECIRISDMAKAAEFLLAILQNIA
- a CDS encoding glycogen/starch/alpha-glucan phosphorylase, which codes for MSTVHEKLNEFLSKRLPDEPIENSFLNNLTYRLVKDQYTSTPLDYYKSLAYTLRDRLAKRWLETQQTHHKKDVKRAYYLSMEFLIGRLLKMNVDRLNLGNSVKDLFAKLGIDFETIEEIEPDSGLGNGGLGRLAACFLDSIATLGIPCFGYGIRYDYGLFRQKIINGYQVEVADKWLADGYPWEIERPERYTIQYHGNSQKTRTADGKEVVEWVNSNNVIAIPYDIPVPGFLNNTVNTLRLWAAKSDDEFGFEIFNNGDYVNAYMEKINDENVSKVLYPNDNTYAGRELRLKQEFFFSSASLQDILRRFKEKENYDFKEFPEKAVIQLNDTHPSVAIPELLRLLIDKEGLSFDEAWNITKKSFAYTNHTLMPEALERWPEKMFGFLLPRHLELIYLINETLMNDIRAKYGPDFDRMRRMSIIEEGTERMVRMAYLAVVGSFSVNGVSELHSELLKSHLLSDFYDIYPKRFHNVTNGITHRRWLYKCNPRLAHLVTSKVGGEWLTDLKQLKGLENHLEDPSFKEGWQIIKRNNKIGLSNWLYKHNEVSFNPDSLFDVQVKRIHEYKRQLMNILHVIYMYLVIKNHPAKEIVPRTVLFAGKAAPAYQMAKLHIKLINSIAHVINNDPKVSEKLKVYFIPNYNVSTAEKIIPATDLSEQISLAGTEASGTGNMKFALNGALTIGTLDGANVEIMQEVGKENIFIFGLKAPEVEDLKKKNYNPKPYIEKNEILKEIMQLIQTGFFEPGQPEIFRPIYNSLTYQDPFMVIADFESYIKCQERVSDEFLDKDKWARKSIINVANMGKFSSDRSITDYNKNIWKITPIINGKT
- a CDS encoding GatB/YqeY domain-containing protein is translated as MTIFEKINQDIKESMKAQNKKKLDVLRMIKSKIMNVEARGNLPDPEIIKIISTYEKNLKDALEQAQKNNRTDIADELKAEMVIVAEYLPQKLSEANTRELIIKIIKETGAVSMKDMGKVMKALMSGGQTIDGGLAKSIIEEQLKVQ